A window of the Mesotoga prima MesG1.Ag.4.2 genome harbors these coding sequences:
- a CDS encoding aminopeptidase has translation MKREDAKKLSDKLTMRKRSTWFSLDKEEVFAYSKEYMKFIGKSVTERLAVKNLVDLLESRGFKPVSSFEKTGVKRGDRIYLTKDNKALIATVIGEDLKEGIDMVAAHLDAPRLDLKPSPLVEDSEIAMLKTHYYGGVKKYQWLNIPLAFVGTVIKSNGESVDVSIGLKSEDPVFVISDLLPHLDNREGDFRKVFQGKDLNAMSGTIPIVEGKDFENPVKLMFLNLLYEKYGLVEEDFFSADIQLVPALEPREVGLDRSMIGAYGHDDRVCSYSALTALADMSSIDNPKRTAMVLLFDREEIGSEGVTGAKGQFWVTFIEKLLNLSGAKGLYEIDFLLEKSRMLSGDVAAGFDPTFKDAHDQANVARFGYGIAILKYTGSRGKSGTSEASAEFMGYVRRLLNQKGVHWQSTILGEVDRGGGGTVAKFFAERGVTVVDAGTPVFGMHSPFELLSKADLYETYRAYKVFLEGGDV, from the coding sequence TTGAAACGGGAAGATGCAAAGAAGCTCAGTGATAAACTAACGATGAGGAAAAGGAGCACCTGGTTCTCGCTTGATAAGGAAGAGGTCTTCGCTTACTCGAAAGAGTACATGAAATTCATTGGCAAATCTGTTACAGAGCGCCTGGCGGTGAAGAATCTCGTTGATCTTCTTGAATCGAGAGGTTTCAAGCCCGTATCATCATTTGAGAAGACGGGCGTGAAAAGGGGAGACCGAATTTATCTGACGAAAGACAACAAGGCGCTTATCGCCACAGTGATTGGCGAAGACCTCAAGGAAGGTATCGACATGGTTGCCGCTCACCTAGATGCGCCAAGGCTTGATCTTAAGCCCAGTCCGTTGGTCGAAGATTCGGAAATCGCAATGCTCAAGACTCATTACTATGGAGGAGTTAAGAAATACCAGTGGCTCAACATTCCTCTTGCCTTTGTGGGAACTGTAATCAAGAGTAACGGAGAGTCGGTTGACGTCTCGATAGGATTGAAGAGTGAAGATCCCGTCTTCGTTATTTCCGACCTCCTTCCACACCTAGACAACAGGGAAGGGGATTTCAGAAAGGTATTTCAGGGTAAAGACTTGAACGCAATGTCCGGCACGATACCTATTGTTGAGGGAAAGGATTTCGAGAATCCCGTCAAACTGATGTTCCTTAACCTCCTCTACGAAAAGTACGGACTTGTCGAAGAGGATTTCTTTTCTGCCGACATCCAGCTGGTGCCCGCTCTTGAGCCCAGGGAAGTCGGACTGGATAGATCCATGATCGGAGCTTATGGTCATGATGATAGAGTCTGTTCCTATTCTGCCCTTACTGCGCTTGCAGATATGTCCTCGATTGATAATCCTAAGCGTACGGCAATGGTTCTCCTCTTTGACAGAGAAGAAATAGGAAGCGAGGGGGTCACCGGAGCGAAGGGACAGTTCTGGGTTACGTTTATCGAAAAGCTCCTCAATCTCTCGGGGGCAAAAGGACTTTACGAAATAGATTTCCTTTTGGAGAAATCGAGAATGCTTTCCGGGGATGTCGCAGCCGGGTTCGATCCTACTTTTAAGGATGCTCATGACCAGGCAAACGTGGCGAGATTCGGCTATGGAATCGCTATCCTCAAGTACACGGGTTCCAGAGGAAAATCGGGGACGAGCGAAGCCAGCGCAGAATTCATGGGCTACGTGCGAAGACTGCTTAACCAGAAGGGAGTGCATTGGCAGAGCACCATACTTGGAGAGGTTGACAGAGGCGGTGGCGGTACAGTAGCAAAGTTCTTTGCCGAAAGAGGAGTCACCGTTGTCGATGCAGGAACGCCAGTCTTTGGTATGCATTCGCCGTTTGAGCTTCTCTCCAAAGCAGATCTTTACGAAACTTATAGAGCATACAAGGTTTTCCTGGAGGGGGGCGATGTCTAG
- a CDS encoding ABC transporter permease has protein sequence MPLFLAFGNLNFETIFSVVSSPSFKSIAGFTVKQSLLSTLLAMIVGFPAAVHYARSSGRLSSLLGITTYIPFFFPSISMAIGFLSVYGRNGIFNNFLSSLGFERVQILYSLGAVLLGHVFYNAPIVILVLGNALRKLPSDVLESSKIDGSGRIMRLLRVELPLVTPAIINSALLIFTYCFTSFAVVLILGGAQFATLEVSIYMNFRLLAAPQNAVVLAVVQFIFIMLFGLLISASEKSATFEQGEQYKEKNRFTAIYSWTFLLFEWLPILGALLSSFYDWTRGEFIFSRISKLFGEKLVLIGAGLTNTLINSLTLSALAALVTVTIAFLLSWQARKTIKGSKQLRIISLIALSVTPSILAVSYLTVFGGFPVPILILLLYIVISLPVVLNYISGQVIGAELNFLEAAQIDGASKIERLRYMIIPFFRSTIIYAATVVFAISMGEFGGSLILGSKDFPTFAVAIYRLNGSRYLLEARFLSSALGIIIISVVSVSRWFAQKPERSIRNTG, from the coding sequence TTGCCGCTGTTTCTCGCATTTGGAAACCTAAACTTTGAAACGATCTTCTCTGTGGTTTCATCGCCTTCATTCAAATCAATTGCGGGATTCACTGTAAAACAGTCTTTGCTAAGCACTTTGCTTGCAATGATCGTAGGTTTCCCCGCGGCGGTACACTATGCGAGGAGCAGCGGACGGCTTTCAAGTTTGCTGGGTATAACTACGTACATACCATTCTTCTTTCCAAGTATTTCTATGGCAATTGGCTTCTTGTCTGTATATGGCAGAAATGGAATCTTCAACAACTTCCTGTCTAGTTTAGGGTTCGAAAGGGTACAGATTCTTTATTCTTTGGGGGCCGTTCTCCTTGGGCACGTGTTTTACAATGCGCCAATTGTTATTCTCGTGCTAGGGAACGCTCTTAGGAAACTGCCCTCGGATGTTCTCGAGAGCTCAAAGATAGACGGATCTGGAAGAATAATGAGGCTTCTCCGCGTTGAACTGCCTCTCGTTACGCCGGCAATAATCAATTCGGCACTGCTCATCTTCACTTATTGTTTTACCTCTTTCGCAGTAGTACTTATCCTTGGCGGTGCTCAATTCGCCACTCTTGAAGTCTCGATCTACATGAATTTCAGGCTTCTGGCTGCTCCTCAAAACGCAGTCGTGCTTGCCGTCGTTCAGTTCATTTTCATCATGTTGTTTGGATTGCTTATCTCAGCGAGTGAAAAAAGTGCGACTTTTGAGCAGGGTGAGCAGTATAAAGAGAAAAACAGATTTACGGCGATTTACTCATGGACTTTCCTTCTTTTCGAATGGCTTCCAATTCTTGGTGCGCTCCTGAGTTCCTTCTACGACTGGACGAGAGGGGAATTCATATTCAGTAGAATTTCAAAGCTCTTTGGTGAGAAACTCGTACTCATTGGAGCCGGTCTGACAAATACTCTGATCAATTCACTGACACTCTCTGCCCTTGCGGCGCTAGTGACCGTAACGATAGCCTTTTTGCTTTCCTGGCAGGCACGAAAAACCATAAAAGGCTCGAAACAGCTTCGGATAATTTCTTTGATCGCACTCTCCGTAACACCCTCTATACTGGCAGTATCGTATCTTACTGTGTTCGGTGGTTTTCCGGTTCCAATCTTGATTCTATTGCTCTATATTGTGATTTCCCTGCCGGTTGTTCTAAATTATATAAGCGGTCAGGTTATCGGAGCAGAACTGAACTTCCTTGAGGCGGCACAGATAGACGGCGCCTCAAAGATAGAGCGTTTAAGATACATGATCATTCCCTTCTTCAGAAGCACAATTATATATGCGGCAACCGTTGTCTTCGCGATCTCTATGGGTGAGTTCGGTGGGTCGCTCATACTTGGGAGCAAAGACTTTCCAACCTTTGCCGTTGCGATCTACAGACTCAATGGCAGCCGCTATCTTCTGGAGGCGAGATTTCTCAGTTCGGCGTTGGGAATAATTATCATTTCTGTTGTTTCTGTCTCTCGGTGGTTTGCTCAGAAACCAGAGAGAAGTATTCGCAACACTGGCTGA
- a CDS encoding thiamine ABC transporter substrate-binding protein, with protein sequence MRRALLLSLMIFFLSLSAVSALTVYSYDSLEPLAEESFGKFTEQTGIDVEFRAVGDSGSLLSLIISEREKFDGDVVIGIDNLLSRRAFEEDIFLSYRPMGFERIISNDLLLDEEWRLTPYDFGSIALICNGSQIEESISTLWDLTKPEFERSVIIQDPRTSSTGLSFLAWTYLLFGERFEEFWRAITPSILTVSLSWDDAFQKFESGEAPIMVSYATDGAYSKHYYGESIYSTVIPEGKGYVQVEGAGIIKWTDNLEEAKLFMDFILSEDFQSHIPLNQWMFPVIEVEMPPAFDYAVKPEKILKLSADVDLSKLIETWEEVIYER encoded by the coding sequence ATGAGAAGAGCATTACTGCTCTCACTGATGATCTTCTTCCTCTCTCTTTCAGCAGTATCAGCGTTGACTGTCTACTCATATGATTCCCTCGAACCGCTTGCCGAAGAGAGTTTTGGGAAATTCACAGAACAGACTGGAATTGACGTCGAGTTTCGTGCGGTGGGAGACTCGGGCTCACTGTTGAGCTTGATTATTTCGGAGAGAGAGAAGTTTGATGGAGATGTCGTTATTGGGATCGACAATCTTCTTTCGCGGCGGGCCTTCGAAGAGGACATATTTCTCTCTTATCGCCCCATGGGCTTTGAGAGAATCATAAGCAACGATCTCCTGCTGGATGAGGAGTGGCGACTCACGCCTTATGACTTTGGAAGTATAGCGCTCATCTGTAACGGAAGTCAGATCGAAGAGTCAATTTCAACCTTGTGGGACCTTACTAAGCCGGAGTTCGAAAGAAGCGTAATAATCCAAGATCCGAGAACCTCCAGTACCGGTCTCTCATTTCTTGCATGGACTTACCTTTTGTTTGGAGAGCGCTTCGAAGAGTTCTGGCGGGCGATAACTCCGTCGATTCTGACGGTTTCGTTGAGCTGGGACGACGCCTTCCAGAAGTTCGAGTCGGGAGAGGCTCCAATCATGGTTTCCTACGCCACCGATGGAGCGTATTCGAAGCACTACTACGGAGAATCGATCTACTCAACCGTTATACCCGAGGGTAAGGGATATGTTCAGGTCGAGGGAGCGGGGATAATTAAGTGGACTGATAATCTTGAAGAAGCGAAGCTCTTCATGGATTTCATTCTTAGCGAAGATTTCCAGAGCCACATCCCTTTGAACCAGTGGATGTTCCCGGTTATCGAAGTAGAGATGCCGCCGGCCTTCGATTATGCGGTAAAACCTGAAAAGATTCTAAAACTCTCAGCCGATGTTGATCTCTCCAAGCTGATTGAAACGTGGGAAGAGGTAATTTACGAAAGGTAA
- a CDS encoding nicotinamide-nucleotide amidohydrolase family protein, with product MKAAILLTGDEITKGVVKDSNGGYLSEKLTALGFEVQSIVIVPDRKEFIEREISNALDRADLLLITGGLGSTFDDITLQTVADFLGKELIYDSEYHSSLSESFEERYARKAPAGLKRQSFVIQDSIQLANPSGSARGAYIREDNKEIVILPGPPVEMEAVFREALKFITLPPPSYSRTIGFVDLTEPEVEEFTEQMLTEFPSVKFVTRVRYFSGPTVILTSDNESILEEICSLFTRRWKKYVYTTTGEELVQVVVKELKARKLSVSVAESCSGGRLSALLTSVPGVSDVFPGAIVSYSNDIKISLLKVNEDTLNRHGAVSEEVAAEMAAGTKILFGTDIGLSVTGIAGPTGGTETKPVGMVCSAVRIGDLTKTYTDMFRGDRETIQLRGASTVLKRLWRLFWNEFYIE from the coding sequence TTGAAGGCTGCAATCCTTCTTACAGGCGATGAGATTACTAAAGGAGTTGTCAAAGACAGTAACGGCGGCTATCTTTCTGAAAAACTCACTGCCCTGGGATTCGAAGTTCAGTCAATAGTCATTGTACCCGACAGGAAAGAATTCATAGAAAGAGAAATCAGTAACGCTCTGGATAGAGCCGATCTCTTGCTAATAACTGGCGGACTCGGAAGCACTTTCGACGACATAACGCTCCAAACGGTTGCCGATTTTCTCGGGAAAGAGCTGATTTATGACAGCGAGTATCATTCGTCGCTCTCCGAAAGTTTTGAAGAAAGGTATGCTCGAAAAGCTCCCGCAGGGTTGAAAAGACAGTCTTTTGTGATTCAGGACTCCATTCAACTAGCAAATCCATCGGGAAGCGCGAGAGGAGCTTACATAAGAGAAGACAATAAGGAAATCGTTATACTTCCGGGACCTCCAGTGGAGATGGAAGCGGTGTTCAGAGAGGCGCTTAAGTTCATCACGCTCCCACCGCCTTCTTATTCTAGAACAATTGGTTTTGTCGACCTTACGGAACCCGAAGTAGAGGAGTTCACGGAGCAGATGCTCACGGAATTTCCAAGCGTCAAGTTTGTCACGAGAGTAAGATACTTCTCGGGGCCAACTGTCATTCTCACTTCGGATAATGAATCTATCCTTGAAGAGATCTGTTCGTTATTCACAAGACGATGGAAGAAATACGTGTATACCACGACCGGCGAAGAGTTGGTCCAGGTAGTAGTGAAAGAGCTCAAGGCTAGAAAACTATCTGTCTCGGTTGCAGAATCCTGTTCGGGGGGGCGTCTCTCAGCTCTTCTAACATCGGTTCCCGGAGTATCCGATGTTTTTCCCGGTGCAATTGTCTCCTATTCCAACGACATCAAGATATCACTTCTGAAAGTGAATGAAGATACTCTGAATCGCCATGGGGCAGTTTCAGAAGAGGTTGCCGCTGAGATGGCGGCCGGAACAAAGATCCTTTTCGGCACAGACATCGGTCTTTCCGTCACGGGAATAGCCGGACCGACTGGAGGCACAGAAACTAAGCCCGTGGGTATGGTCTGCTCTGCAGTCAGGATCGGCGATTTAACAAAAACTTATACCGACATGTTTAGAGGGGATAGAGAGACTATTCAGCTAAGAGGGGCAAGTACTGTTTTGAAGAGATTGTGGAGGTTATTTTGGAACGAGTTTTATATAGAGTGA
- a CDS encoding RNA polymerase sigma factor produces the protein MDEKKLIDGLKKKKVWAYEVLYDEYAPRLGSVVKSYLGYDDVEDVIQEVFIKVFKNVRKFRGDAKLSTWLYRIAVNVCKDTLVKRKRNNEFLTDFRESEDKATFEPPATTNVFREVMDEISFEELMSVVERLAEDDRLLIKLRDIDDLSYEEIADILDKPVGTVKSRLHYARKRLKELLEEVGYIG, from the coding sequence TTGGACGAAAAGAAGCTAATAGATGGACTAAAGAAGAAGAAGGTCTGGGCATACGAAGTCTTGTACGATGAATATGCTCCGAGGTTGGGAAGTGTCGTAAAATCATACCTTGGATACGATGATGTTGAGGATGTTATCCAGGAGGTTTTTATAAAGGTCTTCAAGAACGTTAGAAAGTTTCGTGGGGATGCAAAACTTTCGACCTGGCTTTATAGAATAGCCGTGAATGTCTGTAAGGATACTCTGGTGAAGAGGAAGAGAAACAACGAATTTCTTACAGATTTCAGAGAGAGTGAAGATAAGGCCACGTTTGAACCTCCGGCAACGACGAACGTGTTCAGAGAAGTTATGGACGAGATCTCTTTTGAGGAACTGATGTCTGTTGTTGAGAGACTTGCTGAAGATGACCGATTACTTATTAAATTGAGAGACATAGATGATCTGTCATACGAGGAGATAGCCGACATACTTGATAAACCGGTCGGCACGGTCAAGAGCAGATTGCATTACGCTCGAAAGCGGCTTAAGGAGCTTCTCGAGGAGGTAGGTTACATTGGATGA
- the pheS gene encoding phenylalanine--tRNA ligase subunit alpha: protein MKGLDINLQEVLDRVMEISDLNELQEEKSRLTGKQGLITSLMKKLKEIPPEERREYGKTVNEYKNFIEEALNRRKSELENKAKKEREASERLDYTIPGKKRDIGSLHLITQIMEEVQSIWVSMGFEVTVGPEIETSYYNFEALNTPEWHPARDMQDTFYLQDGRLLRTHTSPVQIRTMESRKPPLAIFAPGTCYRKDTPDATHLPMFHQFEILFVDKGVSVSHLKGSLDHFAKRLFGEDRKIRLRPSFFPFTEPSFEVDVSCGICGGVGCRSCGGSGWLEILGAGMVHPNVFRNVGYDPEVWSGFAAGTGLERIAMLKYDLEDIRDLLRNDRRFLRGYRRAVI, encoded by the coding sequence GTGAAGGGACTCGATATTAATCTACAAGAAGTCCTCGATAGAGTGATGGAAATATCCGACCTTAATGAGCTTCAGGAAGAAAAGTCACGGCTCACTGGAAAACAAGGCTTGATAACTTCTCTTATGAAAAAGTTGAAAGAGATTCCTCCTGAAGAGAGAAGAGAGTACGGAAAGACCGTAAACGAGTATAAAAATTTCATTGAAGAGGCTCTTAACAGGCGTAAGAGCGAACTGGAGAACAAAGCTAAGAAAGAAAGGGAAGCCTCCGAAAGACTGGATTACACAATTCCCGGAAAGAAAAGAGACATCGGTTCTCTACACTTGATTACGCAGATAATGGAAGAAGTGCAAAGTATCTGGGTGAGTATGGGTTTCGAAGTGACAGTGGGCCCGGAAATTGAGACCTCTTACTACAACTTCGAAGCACTGAATACCCCAGAGTGGCATCCCGCAAGAGACATGCAGGATACATTCTATCTTCAGGACGGAAGACTTCTAAGAACGCATACCTCGCCTGTGCAGATAAGAACGATGGAATCAAGAAAGCCCCCCCTAGCAATTTTTGCGCCCGGGACATGCTACAGAAAAGACACTCCCGATGCGACACACCTACCGATGTTTCACCAGTTCGAAATCCTCTTTGTGGATAAGGGTGTTTCGGTGAGCCATCTAAAGGGGTCTCTGGACCATTTCGCCAAGAGGCTCTTTGGAGAAGACAGAAAGATAAGGCTCCGGCCAAGCTTCTTTCCTTTTACCGAGCCGAGTTTCGAAGTCGATGTCAGCTGTGGAATTTGTGGAGGAGTTGGTTGCAGAAGCTGTGGTGGAAGTGGATGGCTAGAAATTCTGGGGGCCGGGATGGTGCATCCGAACGTATTCAGGAATGTTGGGTATGATCCGGAGGTCTGGAGTGGTTTTGCTGCCGGAACGGGCCTTGAGAGAATTGCTATGCTGAAGTACGATCTTGAAGATATCAGGGACCTTCTTCGCAATGACAGACGCTTCCTCAGGGGTTACAGGAGGGCAGTAATATGA
- a CDS encoding Fur family transcriptional regulator — MEIKDTVALLKSKGYRITPQRVAIIRILRDHEGHPGVEEVFRSVIQVHPNISMATVYNVMEVLEKEGIIKAIANSKKSRRYDSEVKPHGHFICNSCGRVFDIPMKYYEACLKVFPSEMTDFEVNSFELTIKGICPDCKKKLL; from the coding sequence ATGGAAATAAAGGACACGGTTGCTCTTCTAAAAAGCAAAGGTTACAGAATTACCCCTCAGAGAGTAGCGATAATAAGGATTCTAAGGGATCATGAAGGCCATCCTGGAGTTGAAGAGGTTTTTAGATCGGTAATACAGGTTCATCCGAATATTTCGATGGCTACCGTTTACAACGTAATGGAAGTTCTCGAAAAGGAAGGAATCATAAAGGCTATAGCGAATTCGAAGAAATCGAGACGTTATGATTCAGAAGTGAAACCTCATGGCCACTTCATATGTAATAGCTGTGGGAGAGTCTTTGATATTCCGATGAAATATTACGAGGCCTGCTTGAAGGTGTTTCCTTCTGAAATGACTGACTTCGAGGTGAATTCTTTCGAACTTACCATCAAGGGAATTTGTCCAGACTGCAAGAAAAAACTTCTATAG
- the nth gene encoding endonuclease III, translating into MSRNDCSPEAVSSWIVGNFPREQEYGDPFKVLVSTILSQRTRDENTEEASRRLFSVYPDPQSLIDAKPEDLYDLIKASGMYRQKAARIINCARMIVESFAGVVPDTLEELVTIPGVGRKTANIVLNVSFKKEALAVDTHVHRIANRLGWVKTKTPDDTEFALMKILPPSIWGPVNGSMVEFGREICRPIGPKCNLCGISQCCEYFSLVSEQTTERQKQQK; encoded by the coding sequence ATGTCTAGAAACGACTGCTCTCCCGAAGCTGTTTCTAGCTGGATAGTTGGAAATTTCCCGCGCGAACAGGAATACGGAGACCCGTTCAAGGTTCTGGTAAGCACAATTCTCAGCCAAAGAACAAGAGACGAAAATACCGAGGAGGCCTCTCGCAGGCTCTTCTCGGTTTACCCAGACCCCCAATCCTTAATTGACGCGAAACCCGAGGATCTCTACGACCTAATAAAGGCCTCGGGGATGTACAGACAGAAAGCCGCAAGAATTATCAATTGCGCCAGAATGATTGTGGAGAGCTTTGCCGGCGTAGTGCCGGATACTCTCGAGGAGCTGGTGACAATCCCTGGAGTCGGGAGAAAGACAGCCAACATCGTTCTAAACGTTTCCTTCAAAAAGGAGGCGCTGGCCGTTGACACCCATGTACACAGAATCGCCAACAGGTTGGGATGGGTGAAAACGAAGACTCCCGATGATACTGAATTTGCACTAATGAAGATCTTGCCACCTAGTATATGGGGACCGGTGAATGGATCGATGGTCGAGTTCGGCAGAGAAATCTGCAGACCGATCGGTCCTAAGTGCAATCTCTGCGGAATCAGCCAGTGTTGCGAATACTTCTCTCTGGTTTCTGAGCAAACCACCGAGAGACAGAAACAACAGAAATGA